Below is a window of Lacrimispora xylanolytica DNA.
TTGACAGACACCAGACCATCCTCGATTACGAATTTTGCATCGACTCCGGATCCTACGAATCCTGCGGCTTTTAGGGCCTGTCCCAGCTTGATGTATTCGTCTCTCAGTTTAATTGTTTC
It encodes the following:
- a CDS encoding RNA-binding S4 domain-containing protein, translated to METIKLRDEYIKLGQALKAAGFVGSGVDAKFVIEDGLVSVNGQVEYQRGKKLRGGDVVTFDGNTIKIEE